Proteins found in one Roseovarius pelagicus genomic segment:
- a CDS encoding AbrB family transcriptional regulator: MLKIPDQSTTRARLLTLGVAGSGTAVAWVLGLPLPFLFGPLGACLIAAMIGVPLKRFGWVSTAARTILGVAVGASLTPALVGTIPQMAASVALIPIYIAVIAMIGVPFFHRVCGFDRTTAWYAAMPGGLQDMVIFGTEAGGDPRALSLIHATRLLIVVSLAPLILTFGMGADLSGPIGPPASNLPLWEILLMVIAALVGWKGGERIGLFGASILGPMIVTGILSLSGLIHSRPPSEGILFAQFMIGISIGVGYVGITLAEFRKDVLSGVAFVLVLAALAAILTEVVVIFGLAPPIEGFLAFAPGGQAEMTVLAIVADVDLGFVVVHHLARIFLVITCAPIAARMLIKSNKR, encoded by the coding sequence ATGTTAAAGATACCCGATCAATCTACTACCCGCGCGCGGCTGCTAACTCTTGGAGTGGCTGGATCGGGGACGGCGGTAGCGTGGGTCTTGGGTCTGCCGCTTCCATTTCTGTTCGGGCCTCTCGGGGCTTGTTTGATCGCTGCGATGATAGGTGTGCCTCTCAAGCGCTTTGGGTGGGTGTCTACTGCGGCGCGCACGATCTTGGGTGTTGCGGTGGGGGCGTCCCTCACGCCTGCGCTGGTCGGAACCATACCGCAGATGGCCGCGTCTGTGGCTCTCATCCCGATCTACATCGCCGTCATTGCAATGATTGGCGTCCCGTTCTTTCACCGGGTCTGTGGATTCGACAGGACGACGGCATGGTACGCAGCAATGCCGGGCGGGTTACAGGACATGGTGATCTTTGGCACCGAGGCCGGAGGCGACCCTCGGGCGCTGTCGCTCATCCATGCGACACGCTTGCTGATCGTGGTGTCATTGGCCCCGCTGATCCTGACATTCGGGATGGGCGCGGATCTGTCCGGTCCAATCGGGCCACCCGCCAGTAACCTGCCATTGTGGGAGATCCTCCTGATGGTGATCGCCGCGCTGGTTGGCTGGAAGGGAGGGGAGCGGATCGGCCTGTTCGGGGCGTCGATCCTGGGGCCGATGATCGTAACCGGCATCCTGTCTCTGAGCGGGCTTATCCATAGTCGTCCACCGTCCGAGGGCATCCTCTTTGCGCAATTTATGATCGGGATCTCGATCGGTGTCGGTTACGTGGGGATCACACTTGCCGAGTTCCGCAAGGACGTCCTGTCGGGGGTCGCTTTCGTGCTGGTTCTGGCGGCGTTGGCTGCGATCCTCACAGAGGTGGTGGTCATTTTCGGACTGGCCCCGCCGATTGAGGGATTCCTCGCTTTCGCCCCCGGCGGACAAGCGGAAATGACCGTTCTGGCAATCGTTGCAGACGTGGATCTTGGTTTTGTGGTCGTTCACCATCTGGCGCGCATCTTTCTGGTCATCACCTGCGCACCGATCGCGGCTAGGATGCTGATTAAAAGTAATAAAAGATAG
- a CDS encoding GntR family transcriptional regulator — translation MAKTKDSGDETVRADTPPGQDAYYQIVRDIRSGQLLPGDRLTEVDLAKRFGMSRTPIREAIRQLEADGLVVHTPRLGATIHTLDHAEISELYDMRAVLESTAARFAARAASTVELGEIEAIQAAMSTAWSSEDRFVQNQNFHAAILDAARNRYLLRAVLAVQKTLLILGRSTMDQPDRAEAAVAEHSAIVAALQARDEEAAERAMRLHIQRAHAARLRQIRNARPRDTDFHDI, via the coding sequence GTGGCCAAGACAAAAGACAGTGGTGATGAAACAGTGCGGGCGGACACCCCTCCCGGACAGGACGCCTATTATCAGATCGTTCGGGATATCCGTTCGGGCCAGTTGCTGCCCGGCGACCGGCTGACCGAAGTGGACCTTGCCAAACGTTTCGGGATGTCGCGCACTCCGATACGCGAGGCCATCCGCCAACTGGAAGCGGATGGTCTGGTCGTTCACACGCCTCGCCTCGGTGCGACGATTCACACGCTGGATCACGCCGAAATCTCTGAACTGTACGATATGCGTGCCGTACTCGAGAGCACCGCCGCCCGCTTTGCCGCGCGCGCGGCGTCGACTGTTGAGCTTGGCGAGATAGAGGCGATTCAGGCCGCGATGAGCACCGCCTGGTCGTCAGAGGATCGCTTTGTGCAAAACCAGAACTTCCACGCGGCCATCCTTGATGCCGCGCGCAACAGATACCTTCTGCGCGCTGTGCTGGCGGTTCAAAAGACCTTGTTGATCCTTGGGCGCTCGACCATGGATCAACCTGACCGCGCCGAGGCCGCGGTGGCGGAACATTCGGCCATCGTCGCGGCGCTGCAAGCGCGTGATGAAGAGGCCGCAGAGCGCGCGATGCGTCTGCACATCCAGCGCGCCCATGCCGCCCGCCTGCGCCAGATACGCAATGCAAGACCGCGGGACACCGACTTCCATGATATCTGA
- the tcuA gene encoding FAD-dependent tricarballylate dehydrogenase TcuA → MISDHYDLIVVGGGNAALCAAIEAAEKGCKVVLLEGAPKAYRGGNSRHTRNFRCMHEGPLSVLTDSYGEDEYFDDLMRVVKGKTDESLARMCIRASEACLPWMEAHGVRFQPSLSGTLSLSRTNAFFLGGGKALVNAYYRTAEALGVTVLYNTEVTHIHIEGRTVTGVELRHDDVTTTLPGSAVVLASGGFQGDIDWLARAWGPSARNFLIRGTPYNRGVVLKDMLDQGAQSVGDPTQCHAVAIDGRAPKYDGGIVTRLDCVPFSVVVNKKGERFYDEGEDVWPKRYAIWGRLVAAQPDQVGYSIIDSKSLELFMPSVFPPIKADTIEDLARQLGLPETKLRKTIDAFNAACPSDPDGLFHATELDGLATTDLTPAKTNWARPITTPPFYGYSLRPGVTFTYLGLKVDETARVHGADGPYNNLWAAGEMMAGSILGQGYLAGFGMTIGTVFGRIAGQEAASHVA, encoded by the coding sequence ATGATATCTGATCACTATGATCTGATCGTTGTCGGCGGCGGCAACGCCGCCCTCTGCGCTGCAATCGAGGCCGCCGAGAAAGGGTGCAAGGTCGTCCTGTTGGAAGGCGCACCCAAGGCCTATCGAGGCGGCAATTCACGTCACACGCGAAATTTTCGCTGCATGCACGAGGGGCCGCTTTCTGTTTTGACAGACAGTTACGGTGAGGACGAATATTTCGACGACCTCATGCGCGTGGTCAAAGGCAAGACTGACGAAAGCCTTGCCCGGATGTGCATCCGCGCGTCCGAAGCATGCCTGCCGTGGATGGAAGCGCACGGGGTGCGCTTTCAGCCCTCGCTTTCGGGCACTTTGTCCCTCAGTCGAACGAATGCCTTCTTTTTGGGCGGAGGCAAGGCGCTTGTGAATGCCTATTACCGGACTGCCGAGGCGCTCGGCGTAACCGTCCTGTACAATACCGAAGTCACGCACATCCATATAGAAGGCCGCACCGTGACCGGCGTCGAACTGCGCCATGACGATGTCACCACCACCTTGCCGGGCAGTGCTGTCGTGCTGGCATCGGGCGGTTTTCAAGGGGACATTGATTGGCTCGCCCGTGCGTGGGGGCCGTCCGCACGCAATTTCCTGATCCGCGGCACGCCTTACAATCGCGGCGTCGTACTAAAAGACATGTTGGATCAGGGCGCGCAGAGCGTCGGTGATCCGACCCAATGCCATGCCGTCGCCATCGACGGACGTGCGCCGAAATATGACGGCGGCATCGTCACCCGGCTGGACTGCGTACCCTTCTCGGTCGTGGTGAACAAGAAAGGCGAGCGGTTCTATGACGAAGGCGAAGATGTCTGGCCCAAGCGCTATGCCATCTGGGGTCGTCTCGTTGCCGCGCAGCCCGATCAGGTCGGCTATTCGATCATCGACTCAAAATCACTTGAACTCTTCATGCCGTCAGTCTTTCCACCGATCAAGGCAGACACGATTGAGGACCTCGCCCGGCAACTGGGCCTGCCTGAAACCAAGCTGCGAAAGACCATCGATGCGTTCAATGCCGCCTGCCCCAGCGATCCCGATGGCCTCTTCCACGCGACCGAACTCGACGGGCTGGCAACAACCGATCTAACCCCGGCCAAGACCAACTGGGCGCGCCCGATCACCACGCCACCGTTTTATGGCTATAGCCTGCGCCCCGGTGTGACCTTCACATATCTGGGCCTGAAGGTGGACGAAACGGCGCGTGTTCACGGTGCCGACGGTCCCTACAACAATCTCTGGGCAGCCGGAGAAATGATGGCCGGATCCATTCTGGGCCAAGGCTATCTGGCGGGGTTTGGCATGACCATCGGCACGGTATTTGGCCGCATCGCAGGGCAGGAGGCCGCATCACATGTCGCTTGA